The Portunus trituberculatus isolate SZX2019 chromosome 50, ASM1759143v1, whole genome shotgun sequence genome includes the window catctttattatgtACTTCTGTTTAAAGAAATGCAGTCACCATATTGTAGTAAAAGCACTGTGGGATTTCTATTTAAATGTAGGATCAGGCTGTAGAGATATTTAAAAGTCAGGTACATATAAATATGTTTAGGTCTGAGTGAGATCAAGTGTCATTGGGCTGTGACTGAGAAGACTGCTCAGTGGAGGATGGGTTGAGTAGCATGTCTCAGGAATCATTTACACAAGAGTAGATTTTGATAGGGACATTCAGTTTAGTGGGAGCTAAACTTACAAGGAGACCAGGCTGTGATCAATCATATTCAAGGGAGAGAACAAAGATAAGACATTCTCATGTCTTGTTTAGGGAATGGTGGGAGGGTCATGATGTCTCTTTTTGTGTCcatttttgtcagttttttatGATAGACAGAGACTGTGAtgacattgttatttttaaCCTCTTTATAAAGAAACTGTTCAAATCTTTTAATCCCACTTAACAACTGAATTATTACCTACCATCCTCTCAAACATGTTCAAACCATTTCAGTCTTTCTTGTCTCATCATTAGTGCATACACTGTACTCCATTTTCATCTCTAGTTTCATCACCTGTGATTACCCCACCCCACATGCTTCTCACTCAAATAGCTACTTAATCCATAATATGTCTTGTGCAACTACATACCATATGCACTTTATGAAATAACAGCTGAAGTTAACTAATGGACATGTACTTGGAGAAAGTATATGAACATTTATGTACATACTTTTAAAGTGTACAGTATTTAATCAATatcaatgaatatgaaaactgaaCAATGGCAAAAAAATACTGGTCTCCTTCCTATATGAACCAGGAATATTCCTATCTTTTAGATTAAAATCAAAATAACAGTGAATAGACtaagaaaatgaattaattaaaggATTTCCTTGAGCAAGAGAATCATAAGGGGGAGACTGCTCAACCAGTTTCTTGAGTCAAGCTCAAAGCCCAGCGTGAGCTTTGGTGATTGCAAATTGCTTtgcctttcttgtttccttggtATTTGTAAACAGGAATCTTTTTGTCTTAGTTATCTGTGTAGCATTGAATCCCTGGAAAAGGAACACTGTTCTTAGTGAAGGGTTTGcttgagaaaataagaatatactTCATTGTGAATGAGTTACTCAGCAATGGTATGAGGTATTCTCACCATTTGTATGTGCAAAAGCCAGAACTGCATGATTAgtgagaagcaaaaaaaaaattgtaatcaATTTTTGCTTTCTAAGTCATTAACTTGAGTGAAGGTGTGTGCAGAaagaagaatctctctctctctctctctctctctctctctctctctctctctctctctctctctctctctctctctcaagttgttTATGTCTAGGGATAGACGTTATTTTCCCTCACCTCTTGTAGTAAGTATGTCTCAATGTCATCATCAGTCTTATTTGAGTCTGACAAAGAAAGGCTCCGCCACAGCCGCACTAGTTCTTCACTtaatgggagggagaggctgttgTCTTTGTGAAAGATAATGGTCTTCTTGTCTGCCTTACGCACCACCTgaaccacctccccttccacttgCTATGTCCATGTGGATGAGATAGGAAAAATTAATCATGGATTCTATATGATATTGAATACTTAACTAATACTTCAACaccgactactactactactactactactactactactactactactactactactactactactactactactactactactgctgctgctgcaattaTTGTACTAGTATTGCAaccgatgatgatgatcataTGATAGATGTAGTAGGTACTATTGATGTGAAActacttaagtgtgtgtgtgtgtgtgtgtgtgtgccatctaTTAGATTCCATGtatggtatttctctctctctctctctctctctctctctctcaccttcataaTTTTATTCCACCTGGGTCCAACACACTCCTGGACATCAGAGAGCATCACGCCACCCAGACCCTTCTCATACTTCTGTCGCAGCAGCCTGAGGAGGGAGTGTCTGCCAGTTATGTGCAGCGGCGGCTTGAAAAAGTAGTACATACCCTCTATAACCTCCACTTTTAAGTTATGGGGAAGAGCTTCTGTCACTAGCCACTGGAAAGCAAGAATTCGTGGTGAAGGTGAAAAACATTTTCTCAATTGAAAAATTCATGCACTAGGAGTGGAGGAAACCTGATAATATACTGTTTTAATCTGGCATTAAGAAGGTGAACAAAGAAAGTGCTAGAACAAATATTTAATATGTCTGGACTATGTAGACATCGTACAGTACATACGCGCAGACACGGGAAGGATGATGGATGTAGATGGGGGAGAGGAATTACAAAGGTAAGCCATAATATACGTTAGACGCAGCTATAGGAAGGCGGTGGCCttgtggataaagtggtgagcctgggatcgaatcccaccacgtaccgccttgatactttgccatttgttgagtggtttaaagttacctacatgtgaCTACGATACCCAAGTtcttaggtggttacacccgagatgcgcttgggtggtgatatggatcctaatatgggtactacaataaataaaactgcctgcgccactaatgggtggaagctgaacaacgcttcccacatactcttcaagtaaacccagaggcgctataggccaaacataaaaaaaaaaaaaaaaggaatggccGCTGCCATGTCTGTTCATGTCTGCCGAgttcagtatattttttttttatgttccttaATTCATCTATTCTAAATCATAAGTaacttttaagggtttctaaaaATATTTTGTATTTGAAGTGCACGTGTGCACGTACTACGTACAAACAAAAGCGCCCGcgcttttgtatgtgtgtgtgttcactgttcatgCCGCACGACCAtgcacctgctggtcacccagccagtccatGCCAAtaacagaccgatcttcgggtaggaaacatccgggaaaacgaggccacaacccctcgaattacatcccgtgcctGCTTACTGATAGGTGAAAAGGGACCACACATAAAAATGCTTCCCCATTTGCCTCATCGCACCCGGGATTCAAATCCACGCCTTCTCTGTTGTGAgccgtgtgtaattcacctcggtcgcctgctggtcatccagccagtcttcctcattacggagcgagctcagagctcatagaccgatctccgggtaggactgagaccacatcacacacaacacacaccgggaaagccacgccacaaccccttgagttacatctcgtacctatttactgctaggtgaccaGGGGCcgcatattaagaggcttgcccatttgcctcgccgcttaccgggactcgaacccggccctctcgattgtgagtcgagcgtgctaaccactacactacgcgtgtgtgtgtgtgtgtgtgtgtctgtgtgcctttCATCCTATAAGCCAGCTTGTGTAACTAGCAACATTTATTATTCTTGTGATTAATAATTCATTGTTGTTCTATAGTGAAAGGATATATATGACGCAAATATGTACAAAACCTATGGTTAGTGTGAAGTACAGATAAGTTGACACATATTTCTGTGGATTGTAAGAAACGGTGACTTAACCgcacatcctttttttttttcattattattattattattattattattattattattattattattatcattattattaaacaATGAGAGCTGAACATTATTTACTGTCAAAGTTATTCTTAACTCATAAAGTGACTCTCAATTAAAATTCTGAGATTGCTCATGTGCCCTGAATTGCAAGATGAGTAGGCTACATCGGAGGGCTTTTCACATGAGTTAAGAGTTAAGTGCGTTGTGTGAAATATACTGACGTAAGAATTACATATAATGGAAAATttgggataaaaaaaattttcttaaatAAGCAGGATAGGGGATATATGTGTGAAAGTGCATATCAACACTTGGAttcaaaagatgaataaaacgtTCGATCAGAGCTACGCAGcaatgaccacacacacacacacacacacacacacacacaaatcaagtTGAATCACTACTTgtgtcagtatatatatatatatatatatatatatatatatatatatatatatatatatatatatatatatatatatattatatacttaCCTTCTTGACTTCGGGATCCAGGTGAAGTAAACCAGCCTTTCTTGTCATCTCCTCGAAGGTATAGTGCTCGGTGTTCTTCTCCTGGTACCGCATCTTGAGGAAATtcactattgttctcaaaactgaaAACTTGCATTTGCTGTGTCTATGTTGGGAGAAGCTGCTGATGTATCTGCCACGAGGAGTCGGA containing:
- the LOC123499463 gene encoding transcription initiation factor IIE subunit beta-like, which encodes MDPRHILPELPPSRGLLVDAGRSSIVQCRTYPKYISSFSQHRHSKCKFSVLRTIVNFLKMRYQEKNTEHYTFEEMTRKAGLLHLDPEVKKWLVTEALPHNLKVEVIEGMYYFFKPPLHITGRHSLLRLLRQKYEKGLGGVMLSDVQECVGPRWNKIMKQVEGEVVQVVRKADKKTIIFHKDNSLSLPLSEELVRLWRSLSLSDSNKTDDDIETYLLQEGFNATQITKTKRFLFTNTKETRKAKQFAITKAHAGL